One segment of Microbacterium arborescens DNA contains the following:
- a CDS encoding long-chain-fatty-acid--CoA ligase — protein MTALESRPWLSAYADGVPAEIDEVTQTLPEMLAATVARHGNRTALEFFGASMTYRELGASVDRAAEGLRRLGVTAGDRVAIVLPNCPQHVIAFYAALRLGAIVVEHNPLYTARELRHQFEDHGARFAIVWDKTVDTIADFPTDLRVERIISVDVTEALPRGKRMLLRLPVAKARESRAQLTAKPRTKDALPWSRLLHRRAVSRRVAGPSLDDTALLQYTSGTTGIPKGAVLSHRNLRANAMQGRAWVPGLVEGNETFYGVLPLFHAYGMTLCLTFAMSIGAKLVLFPKFDVGLMADAAKKSPPTFLPAVPPIYDQLARAASRGAIDLSRVRFAISGAMSLPVATVRRWEDTTGGLLVEGYGMTESSPVALGNPMGPSRRPGTVGVPFPSTDIRIVDPDDPSVDREPGEEGELLLRGPQVFSGYWRRPAETADALLPGGWLRTGDIAVVSPDGFVSIVDRLKELIITGGFNVSPSEVEDTLHAHPDVEAAAVVAAPRSSGGEEVVAAVVLRDGATLDVEGLRDFCRTRLAAYKVPRRIIAVDDLPRSLIGKVLRRQVREELLARD, from the coding sequence ATGACCGCCCTGGAGTCCCGCCCGTGGCTGTCGGCCTACGCCGACGGCGTCCCCGCCGAGATCGACGAGGTCACGCAGACCCTGCCGGAGATGCTGGCCGCGACCGTCGCACGGCACGGCAACCGGACCGCGCTGGAGTTCTTCGGCGCCTCGATGACCTATCGCGAGCTCGGGGCAAGCGTCGACCGGGCCGCCGAGGGGCTGCGCCGGCTCGGCGTGACCGCCGGAGATCGGGTGGCGATCGTGCTGCCGAACTGCCCGCAGCATGTCATCGCGTTCTACGCAGCGCTCCGCCTGGGCGCGATCGTGGTCGAGCACAACCCGCTCTACACGGCGCGCGAGCTGCGGCACCAGTTCGAGGACCACGGCGCGCGGTTCGCGATCGTGTGGGACAAGACCGTCGACACCATCGCCGACTTCCCGACCGATCTGCGCGTCGAGCGCATCATCAGCGTCGATGTCACGGAGGCGCTCCCCCGCGGCAAGCGGATGCTCCTGCGGCTGCCCGTCGCGAAGGCACGGGAGTCGCGGGCGCAGCTGACGGCGAAGCCGCGCACGAAGGACGCGCTGCCCTGGTCGCGGCTCCTCCACCGCCGCGCGGTGTCGCGGCGTGTGGCGGGGCCGAGCCTCGACGACACCGCGCTGCTGCAGTACACCAGCGGCACCACGGGCATCCCCAAGGGCGCCGTGCTGTCGCACCGCAACCTCCGGGCGAACGCGATGCAGGGTCGCGCGTGGGTGCCGGGACTCGTCGAGGGCAACGAGACGTTCTACGGCGTTCTGCCGCTCTTCCACGCCTACGGCATGACGCTCTGCCTGACGTTCGCGATGAGCATCGGGGCGAAGCTCGTGCTGTTCCCGAAGTTCGACGTGGGCCTCATGGCGGATGCCGCGAAGAAGAGCCCGCCGACGTTCCTCCCCGCTGTGCCGCCGATCTACGACCAGCTCGCGCGTGCGGCATCCCGCGGCGCGATCGACCTCTCGCGCGTACGGTTCGCGATCTCGGGGGCGATGAGCCTGCCGGTCGCCACGGTCCGCCGCTGGGAGGACACCACCGGGGGCCTGCTCGTCGAGGGATACGGGATGACCGAGTCCTCCCCCGTCGCGCTCGGCAATCCGATGGGCCCCTCGCGCCGTCCCGGCACCGTGGGTGTCCCGTTCCCGAGCACGGACATCCGCATCGTCGACCCCGACGACCCCTCCGTCGACCGTGAGCCGGGCGAAGAGGGCGAGCTTCTCCTGCGCGGACCACAGGTGTTCTCGGGCTACTGGCGACGCCCCGCCGAGACCGCCGATGCGCTTCTGCCCGGCGGCTGGCTGCGCACCGGCGACATCGCCGTCGTGTCGCCCGACGGCTTCGTCTCGATCGTCGACCGCCTCAAGGAGCTCATCATCACGGGCGGGTTCAACGTCTCGCCCAGCGAGGTCGAAGACACCCTGCACGCCCACCCGGATGTCGAGGCCGCGGCCGTCGTCGCCGCCCCGCGCTCATCGGGCGGTGAGGAGGTCGTCGCCGCGGTCGTGCTGCGCGACGGCGCCACGCTCGATGTCGAGGGTCTGCGCGACTTCTGCCGCACGCGGCTGGCGGCGTACAAGGTGCCGCGCCGGATCATCGCCGTCGACGATCTGCCCCGGTCGCTCATCGGCAAGGTGCTCCGGCGCCAGGTGCGCGAAGAGCTTCTCGCGCGCGACTGA
- a CDS encoding small multidrug efflux protein, which translates to MTNPLADLILGFQDLVARMPDILQPVIVALAGAVPFIEGEGAAGIGIIGGIHPVVAALSGAIGNFVCVAVVVLVAARVRTAVTTRGGAPEKPKSARSEKFQKAYHRYGTPGVSLLGPLLLPTQFTAAALTATGVPPRIVLLWQGAAIVMWTTIITLFITGVLYVAT; encoded by the coding sequence ATGACCAATCCCCTTGCAGACCTCATCCTCGGCTTCCAGGACCTCGTGGCCCGAATGCCCGACATCCTCCAGCCCGTCATCGTCGCCCTCGCGGGTGCGGTGCCGTTCATCGAGGGCGAGGGCGCCGCCGGCATCGGCATCATCGGCGGCATCCACCCCGTCGTCGCCGCGCTCTCCGGCGCGATCGGCAACTTCGTCTGTGTCGCCGTCGTCGTGCTCGTCGCCGCGCGCGTGCGCACCGCCGTCACCACGCGGGGCGGCGCACCCGAGAAACCGAAGTCGGCCCGCAGCGAGAAGTTCCAGAAGGCGTACCACCGCTACGGCACCCCGGGCGTGAGCCTGCTCGGCCCGCTCCTGCTGCCCACGCAGTTCACCGCCGCCGCCCTGACCGCCACCGGGGTGCCCCCGCGCATCGTCCTCCTGTGGCAGGGAGCCGCGATCGTGATGTGGACCACGATCATCACCCTCTTCATCACCGGCGTGCTCTACGTCGCCACCTGA
- a CDS encoding FAD-dependent oxidoreductase: MTPLWKTDVSAPTGTPFEPGQRHDVVIVGAGLTGLATALELVRSGMDVAIVERGGIGELASGSNTGKISLLQGTTLSSLRRHHPASLVRAYADANRDGFEWITRAADELGVSTTVRTAYTYAHGADGVASVTEEYRAAREAGLAVRLAGPEELAAGPVRMVSAVALDDQRAIDPMSLLTALATAFVAAGGRLHLNTAVRRVRVVPRPRVDTEAGTLFAAKIVLATGAPLTDRGLYFAKVSGMRSACVSFDLEGEVPDGMYLSADSPTRSVRTVTAADGAGGGTDAAPQLIVGGAGHPVGRVESELAMLEELVTWARETFPVGTETHRWSAQDYTSHNLVPFIGVMPRSLGRVRFATGYAKWGLTNAPAAALRIASELRGEKMRERPTWMTVIGTRLTVPADLARGATENAKVGAAAARGWVGAATRSTPVEQPAEGQGTVAQHHARPVGVSTVDGQTRAVSAICPHLGGVLEWNDLECTWDCPLHASRFTPDGERIEGPASTGLRRLG; encoded by the coding sequence ATGACGCCGCTGTGGAAGACCGATGTGTCCGCGCCCACCGGAACGCCGTTCGAACCGGGGCAGCGTCACGATGTCGTCATCGTCGGGGCAGGGCTGACCGGGCTCGCGACCGCGCTCGAGCTCGTCCGCAGCGGCATGGATGTCGCGATCGTCGAGCGCGGCGGCATCGGCGAACTCGCGTCGGGCTCGAACACCGGCAAGATCTCGCTGCTGCAGGGCACGACGCTGTCGTCGTTGCGCCGGCATCACCCGGCATCCCTCGTCCGTGCCTACGCCGACGCGAACCGCGACGGCTTCGAGTGGATCACCCGTGCTGCCGACGAGCTCGGTGTCTCGACGACCGTCCGCACCGCGTACACCTACGCTCACGGTGCCGACGGCGTGGCGTCGGTGACGGAGGAGTACCGCGCGGCCCGTGAAGCGGGCCTCGCCGTGCGTCTCGCCGGTCCCGAGGAGCTCGCGGCCGGTCCCGTCCGCATGGTCAGCGCCGTCGCCCTGGACGATCAGCGCGCGATCGACCCGATGAGCCTGTTGACGGCACTGGCGACCGCGTTCGTCGCCGCCGGCGGCCGGCTGCATCTGAACACGGCGGTGCGGCGCGTGCGGGTCGTGCCGCGGCCCCGGGTCGACACCGAGGCCGGCACGCTGTTCGCCGCGAAGATCGTGCTGGCCACGGGGGCGCCCCTCACCGATCGCGGACTGTACTTCGCGAAGGTGAGCGGGATGCGGTCGGCGTGCGTCTCGTTCGACCTCGAGGGCGAGGTACCCGACGGCATGTACCTCTCGGCCGACAGCCCGACCCGGTCGGTGCGCACCGTGACGGCCGCCGACGGCGCGGGCGGCGGAACGGATGCGGCGCCGCAGCTGATCGTCGGCGGCGCCGGTCACCCGGTCGGCCGAGTCGAGAGCGAGCTGGCGATGCTCGAGGAGCTCGTCACGTGGGCGCGGGAGACGTTCCCCGTGGGGACGGAGACCCACCGCTGGTCGGCGCAGGACTACACCTCGCACAACCTCGTGCCGTTCATCGGGGTGATGCCCCGCTCGCTCGGGCGCGTGCGGTTCGCGACCGGCTACGCCAAGTGGGGGTTGACCAACGCACCCGCTGCCGCGTTGCGCATCGCCAGCGAGCTGCGCGGCGAGAAGATGCGCGAGCGCCCGACATGGATGACGGTCATCGGCACGCGCCTCACGGTTCCTGCCGACCTCGCTCGCGGCGCGACGGAGAACGCGAAGGTCGGGGCCGCCGCTGCGCGCGGCTGGGTCGGCGCGGCGACGCGATCCACGCCGGTCGAGCAGCCGGCAGAGGGCCAGGGCACCGTAGCGCAGCATCATGCCCGGCCTGTGGGCGTCTCGACGGTCGACGGTCAGACGCGGGCGGTCAGCGCGATCTGCCCGCACCTCGGCGGCGTGCTCGAGTGGAACGACCTCGAGTGCACGTGGGACTGCCCTCTGCACGCATCACGGTTCACCCCCGACGGCGAGCGCATCGAGGGCCCCGCCTCGACGGGCCTGCGGCGGCTGGGCTGA